GACGAGGCTGCTGAAAAGGTACTTGACCGATCTGCTGGAGCACACGGCAGAATAACACATCAGGACACGGTGATGAAGTGTCAGCAGATGTCGGGTTTTAAACTGGTGTCTGACTGGGTTTTCAGGACAGTGACGATGAGGAGGTGGGGAACCTGCAGCTGGCCTGGGAGATGTTGGAAGTGGCTAAAGTCATCTACAAAAGGTAACTGGAAGCATCGGCTGTGATTAAGATCTGAATTTAATAATGGCAGAGCTACAGCTTCCATattaacagatgtttttttttttctttttttaaataaggaaAGAGGCGAAGGAGGATCAGCTCATGGCAGCCCAGACTCACCTAAAACTGGGTGAAGTTTCCGCTGAATCAGGTACGATAGACTCAACAAGTCACTGAATAAATGTCCAGTTTTGGACACCATGGCTACGCTCACATTACAGGCCTTAATGCTCAATCTTTTTGTGCTGTTGgttcattcatgtttgtaagCAACTGAGTGTGTCCGGCTCTGTCGTGAACACCGTTAAGGTCCTAAACATGTGCACGTTTAACTGAAATGTTGGCTGCCTATGTAAAAGAATAACATCATTTGTGCAACAGCCAAATCATAAACATGGATGACACGGCTGTGCTGGCATACATGTCcaggattatttttttgtggaGGTCAGCAGACAATACAGATGATGAGAATTAGAACGAGAAGGAGACATGAATGTTTTTACCAGGCTGTGAGGTGCCGACACTGACTGATGACAGACAATATGTTTAGAGAagtgaagtgtttttaaaaaaaaaaaaaaaaaaaacacatgaattccGTTCTGACAGCGGTCACAGAGCCAGAGATGAGatatgaatcagatctacaACCACATATGCAAGTTGTCCAGATcttgtatgaaaaaaaagatcagatttGGTTTGTTTACACTTCCATGAAAAAATCAGATCTGAGTCAATCGGAGGCAACATCAGCATGTTATGTGAACATAGTCCATGTTTTTGTCAGGACCCCtaaaaaattttattttatttattttatttatttatttatttttttaggagCAGCTTGAAGTGCTTTATACTGCATAtatttaaagagtttttttttttttgaggattttgataattgattcacttttttcttttgatacAAGATTAAACATTCAGTAGTTTGACaccaaatgtgagaatttgctgtttttgttgtttttttcattttgtttttaacatcacTTCTGCTCTAGGAAATGTTAATGGACATTTTCACTGTATATTAACTGTATTCTAAGTAGTCGTAAGGATAATCAATAGTGGAATTGATGAGAATAATCCTTAGTTGAAGCCCTAAATACTTTCTTTGGACTATACTGCAATTTAATAACAAAACAGGCATGTctggaaaaaacaaacctgattAAATTGTCCTGTATATTTAAATTGCTGCTTCTCTTCCAGGAAACTACACACAAGCTCTGGAGGATTTCCAGGAGTGTctgaagctgcagctgaagcACCTGGACTCAGACAGCCGCCTGCTCGCAGAGACTCACTACCAGCTTGGTCTGACATACAGCCTGAACCTCCAGTACAGCCAGGCCATCGAGGAGCTCAACAGCTCCATCTCTGTCATAAAGAGCAGGCTGGGTAAGCTAGGTGTAGCTCAttatagcacacacacacacattttcacagtgAAGAGCTGTGTGTTTATGAACAGTTCACGGCTGAAGTGTTTTTGCTTTCGGGCTGAGTCACTACAGCAGCAGATGGTTCGACGGTTGTCAGTCGTTGCACGCTAACATGTCCACTGTGTCTGTCAGTAAAACTGCAGGAGCTGATAGACAAGGCCGAGGGCCCCGAGGCTCTGCCAGCTGAGaggaaggagatggaggagctgaaggCTCTGCTGCCAGAGATCCAGGAGAAGGTGGAGGACGCCACTGAAGGCCTGAAAACGGCGAGCACAGACGCTGAGGCTATGAAGGGTGTACTGGTGAGCGAAAGACTGAGTAGTTTTTAAATAAGCTGTCAAGAGACGACGATTTGTGAAGTCACTATGATAAACAATCAATAGATTACtctatagtgagcagtaaatggTTAATATGTGGCCGTGTAAATGATCAGTTGCACTATCACTGATAGATGTAGTGTAGTATGCAGAACAGAAGTCACATCTATCAAATGTGAAGCTGcactgtgggttttttttttttttcagttttagtaCATGCTGTGGATGCTCATCTGTTGGAACTAAATGTGCACCAGTGAGCAAATAAGAGTTTTTGGACACTCAGGGAGAGACTGGTTGAATACTGGCTCTTGGTGTAGAAGTGAAgagacatttggagatttcctTATCCGCTTCTTATATAGGAAACCCACACATGACGTACTGCACTCAACACACTCGTGACCCTGTTCAAGAGGGCTGTCACAAGTTCATCTCCAGGCATCACAAACAGACTTGTGTCAGCAACTCTAGTTTCACACACGTCGTACTAAACCACAGTTTCAGTTCAGAGTCTGCCACACTCACTCTTTACGTCATCACAAATACAATTTCAATGACACTAACATCAATTTCTCCTTTGCATATGTATCGGTGTGCAAAAGTCAACCGTTTTAAAAGCTTAATTTTATCTCTTATTTTAATGTCAGGATGGAGGCTCCACTTCCTCTGCGTTCCCCGCCTCCACTGCACAGAACGCGGACACTTCCTCCACTTCAAAAGTAAGTCGCATGCTGAAGATATGATGTGTGAAAACAtacttaaataaacaaattggTGGTAGAATATTATGTACCTTCGTTTTCACTCTGTCTTCTTACCGATGTCTCATGACTATTTCCCACCCAGATTAACGGCACATCAACCAATGAGGTCAGCTCTACCAACGGACACGCCTCCACAGCTCCGGTCTCAAACATCTCCCACCTGGTCAGAAAGAAGGTCAGTGACCTACAGTTAGATGAACATTGGATGCAATGACACAAATCACGTATATTCATAGAATGTTAAAATATATTGATCTCTAGCAGTTTAGTCTCATTCGCACCCGTCTGTGTTTCAGAGGAAACCAGAGGAGAGTCCAGTGAAGGAGGGTGTGGTCAAGAAGGTGAAGCAGGACGACGCTCAGACTAACGGAGTAGAGGAGCCTCGTACTAACGGCGTTCACAAAGCCAACGGAGACACTAACGGACACACCAACGGTATGGAGGTGGAGAGGTAAGAGATGCAGTTGTCAGACAAGGCTTTTAGTTTAGGTGCTGTTGGGTTGGATTACATCTGAAATGTCAGTTAGAAATGTTTCCCGCTGCTGTGGGTTTAACTGAAACTCATCTTTTTTCTCTTGCAGTAAGTGAAGCGGGTTTTTAAGCCACGAAGAAGAAATCCACCAACACACCAAGCTCTTACTGCCGCTACACTCGTTTGCTGTTGTAAATATGTGTATCTTTTTCTATGCCTGTTGTATGGGTGTTTTGTCCACATATGTAACCTATAAAAGTTCAATAAAGAATATTGTTTCATAAAACTTTGATGTGAAATCATGCCAGTAGTGAAAACTGAAAGGATTCCTATTAAAATGACCTTGGTGggttttcatattttcattttactgtttattaaAAGTGGCTATGAGGGTATTATACATAATTTAGGTCTGGATTTGAGCGATGGGAATAGTCGATCAGCGGTCATACACAAGTGACTGTAGTGACAAACACTTGACGTTGCCCACAAACTCTAGGATGAACAAAACTATCTGAACTGGAGGCTTCTTTCGCATTGATGGTTTCTTTTAAACCTGGATTAAACTGTCCTATTTCTACTAATACTGCTTGTGTTCACTACATAGACACccctacatacacacaatacagagttccaaatgagaaaatgtcctttaacactgaaattgaaccTCATTGTCTGTTAATccataaatcaaaatgtatttcaccTTATTTATTTGAAGAGTGTGACTACTTGGAGTGCAGGCGtaactgtgatgtcatcacaggtTTACGCCAAACTGTTGAAATCTACATTATTTTCAATCCAACTCCCTTATTTTGTGAAATCCACCAGAAATCACTGGTAAAAAGGAAGAATTCCAGTTTAGCTTACTCGATTccacataaaatacaacaagCCTTCAGTTCTCCCAAGTTCTTCATTATTGTTTCAGCATCCcacatttaaacagcattttgaaaaatattcagCTTCTTTAAAACTTGACAACTTGTCTCACCAGACATGAATAAATTAATCTTTCAAGCATAAACAAAAGATAACTAATATGGAGGGTCGGGGTTAGTCTGAAGTTTTACTTACGTTGAACTGTATGCAGGAGGGTCTCTGAACTAAAACCCTGAAATATATGGATGAACTTTAAATGATTTCCCTAACAGGTAATTTGAGGCTGGTTTGGACTCAGGTGTTCACTTCATTTGGCTGATTAAACCTCTCCTCAGGACTTCTTGTGCTTGATTGAACTCCACCATCTgtagttttgtttcttttgaatATGTATGTTGGTGACCTCGGCATAGCTGTGCCCTCCACCGACCCGAGAGGTCTAATGAGCCGAGATAACTGTAAATACCAGTCTGGGCATCAGGGCCCTGTGTTGTGAATTCTGGTTCACTGGGACACCTAAATGGAATgaagccatcattaatgttaatcacacctctgctgctgtgtttgcagtgaaaaaggtcaaattaaatttaacatCTAGAATTTTCCAAAAAAGAAAGCCGCCTTTTAAGTTTGTCTACATGTTTTGTATGGTTTTTGGTGGACGACCATACAATTTCATGTATGTACTCACAGATGATTATCTAATGAAAGTGTcgtgtttttaaaaagcttctGAAAGCCTGCATGTTTGCAAATCTGAGTACTTAAAAATCAGCATGATTAAATTCTGCTTtcctttaaaacattatttcctcacacaattttgttttcaatatATTACTTCTGCAGAGCTATCATTTTAATTACCAtcttcattaaaaagaaaaaaacccaacaaatcAAAGTGCTAAGTCAGTGCAACTGTCAAGAAATCGTATATCTTAAGAATTTGGATGACGGAGAATCTTCAGACACATTTGTggataatacattttttttaaatcaaggcttGGACTAATCTAGAGTCCATTTTTAAGCTATACCAGTTGCATTCagcacaaatattttttgtagaAAATGTTACTCTAGTAGTTCTTGGCACAAGAAGACAGTTGCTGACTAGTCGTCCAGTAAGAACTTGCATCCcttcaaacagcagcttttGTAGTATTGTGCAACTCCAGCTGACAGGACTCAGGTGCAGTGAGGGATCAATGTGAACTGATCTACAGAAAGTCAAGTCCATGTGGACTCAAACACCACAGTAGCCAGATTCATATTGAAACATATCAGCTTGTCAGGAACCAATTTTTATTAATATCATTAATAATGTGTCATCAGCATCATCAATGAAATGAGTTAGTCTGTTTAAAGCAGAATCAAGTGTGCATTCATTGCCCTTCTTTTCTTGATGAACACTTCAGTTCCACAAAGcgaggaagaaaaaggaagaaggggaggagggtgggggttggggggggtcATAGAGGGCAGGGACtgcagtgaaggaggaaacgCAGGGAAAACGACGTCTGGCGGAGCAGGAATCTCCCCCTTCACTGGGATATGATTGGTTTTTCCCTTGtgcaagaacaacaacaaaaaaaatcaaaacaaaagaaattcaaaatggtgctctaaaaacaaagatgagagaggaagaggggagatTGCTTGCTGGGATGTGGTGTTGGCTGTtgtgtgttggtttttttttgttttttttgttccgTAAAGCCACGTTAGGATTTGATGCAGTCGTCATCGTCAGAGGTCTGGCTGCTGCTACTGGTTTCGGACTCGGAGCCCTCCTCGACGTGCGCCTCCGCCACACTCCTCCAGGGGGTGAAGTGGAGGGTCACACCCCGCGCCCTCGGGAGAACCCCGTTCCTCTGCATGCCGTTCCTCTTCAGCTGGTCAGAGGACACAGACAGTTAGTGTGTGATTGAGATGCTGCtgtgttcttttctcattttttatgtaagaaaaaaaacatttaacatgatGAACCAAAactatgtaatgtaatgtaagatGTAGGATGTTGTTCTGAGTGCTCACCTGTTCAGTTTTAGTCTGGAACTCTCTCAGCTCGTCCTCTGTCAGAGGCAGGAAGTTATCATCGTTTTCTGGGTACTCCTGCCAGCCCATGGCCTTCAGCAACCTACACATTAGACCAGCAGAGTCATTTTCTGCTTAGTTgactgtatttgtatgtgtgtgtgtgtgtgtattaagtTTTGTGCTCTACCTGTGCTCTGCCTCCAGGGAGCTGGACAGGTGTTCAGTGTCTGAGTCACTGAGGGAGTACGAGAGACCATTCTCATGGCAGACTTCTTCGCTGTAGGCTTTGGGCTCTGGGGTGCTGCTTTCACCCTGAGAAATTCACACAGTGACAAAACACACttcaaaaatgttgtattttatgggTTTCTTGGTGAAACAGTGGTAAAGAACCACATTATCGCAATGCCCCCTCATAATATGTCTCTTtctccatgtttcctgtctgtatctACAACAACCCTCACTgtcaaatggtgaaaaaaaatctttgtcaaaaaagtaatttcaaaGATACCTCGGCATTATCAGGCTGCAACTGTAACTAAATTTggtaaaactgatttaaaacacGTCTTTGACAATCATCACTTTTGGAGTCAAAGagagtttatgtttatgtgcaGATAAAGAAAAAGTGTGGCTAACCTGCGGGACTGTGACATTGTTATATTCAAAAACTGACCCGTTTTGAATTAACCCGTCAGATTTTGACTACAGCACTCTCTCTTAAATAGAAAATTTTCTTACATATGTCATAACAGCAAATGACTGCTGTCTTGTGttatggttattttttttttagaaagtgaAAGTTTCCTACCTCTCCTGATGTTCCTGGGCTGCTGCTTGTTGTCAGCTCTCCTGTGCCCTCGTCCTTCAGAGCTCGCAGGAACTCGCTCTTGCGGTCCGGACCACGGCGCATCAGCTTCAGTCTCGACGGGGCGATGTCTATGGGAGGAGTCGTGCTGGAAGGGTGCTGCGGATGTGATGGCACCGAGGGAGGGGAGAAAGGGGGGGCAGGAGAAGGCGGCAAGAAGAGGAGAGAGTAAACaaaaattttttttcttattttcaggcaAGCTCTCAGATTTGTTTAAATCTAGTCCAGTCTAACAACTGGTCAACAATAATTCAACTTTTGCTGTTTTAAGAGTCTGTGTCCAGTGTTGTCCACTgctatgttttgtattttaaagctCATAACCATAGATATCAAAAACACTAATGACACACTGAACAGATGACAGAGCACATATGCTACTCTAAAAGAAAACTTCATGTACACATGAGTGAGCATCTCAGTCACCAACCACACTAACACATAAAGTAATGACTATGTTTAGATAAAACCTGTAATTTTCTTGCACAGGGATAGACTAGCTACATGTCAAGCATGTAGCGAGGCTAGAATTTAACCATTGTGCTTGTTGTGCAGATTTACATGTTAGTAGGAAGTCTGACTAAACTGcatcatataaaaaaaaacaaaaaacttttcttGTTGCGGTGAGAGAATTCCTAAATGTCCATTATTCATCTTTTCTTGTTGTCTTGTTGTCATTACCTCTTTCGGGGTGTTGTGCTGTGGCGCACTGACTGGGGTGCTGGGTTTGGCTGCAGAGACGGGGCTGGTGAAGACTGAATCTCGGCCTGGCATGTGAAGGCCAGACTTAGTGATCTCTCTACCACTGGGTTTCCACTGGGTGCTCTTTAAAAGAAGACagataatgtgtgtttgttagaaaaagagagagactgctTTCCATCACAGCCAAGcacatagaagaaaaaaaaaaaaaaaatctacaaagtTGTTGATATAATCTGACACATCACAGTGAGTCTTACTTTGGTGGGGGCCACGGCAGGCTTTGGGACCAGGTTCTTGTAGACGCTGGAGCCTGCAATGGGAGCTTTGCTGCCGTTGGTGGGCAGGGTGCCTGCACTGGCGAACCCCGCAGAGAAGGCTGTGCTGGGGTCTTCCTTCGAAACCTTCTTGATAACCAGCATTTTGGACACCATCTGTTTGCCACTCGGGGGGTTTTCTGGAATATAAATCGGGACAGTCGTCATGTAAATGCTACAGATGGTGAGGAGGACACTGAACTGCTGAGACTTTTTAATTCAAGAATAATTAATCAGACTTAAAGTGATCTACAGCCTAATGTGGATTGGGAACTCTTACCCCACACTCCAGCATGGGGAGCCACTGCTCTCATCTGAGTCCCAGGCTTTCCAGTTGTTTCAGGGTTGAGGGAAggctaaaaagacaaaacattcaagCTATGTTACATTACAAGAATCTGAGCATTTGTTACTGACAGGATGAAGGAAACTCTTGTGAGACATAATATTtaagaacatttcattttagATCACAAGGTGGATAAggggagaaaacagaaaatgcaaagTGAAAGTGTTTCTGACAACAGCTCTGATTATCTAATAGGTAGagttaataattaatatagTCCTTACTATCAAGTCAGTATTCATAGCTGACTATTCTGAACCTTCTCGCTTTGCCACTGACTCACGTTTTCTTATCTTTCAACAGAGTTTTGTCATTGAAGAACTATGTCAAGGTCAGTGGCAtgcttggcaaaaaaaaaaaaaaaaaatgcagtctACTCACAAAGTCCTCCTCCACAAACTTCAGCTTGTCGTCCTTGCCGTCTTTGCGTTCCTCGTTGGGGAACTTGTCCTGGTACGAGGTGCCCTTGCGGGGATGGAAGTTACCATTGCGCTGCCGGTGCCCCCCCTGCCTGTCCCTGTCGCCCCCTCCCCGTTTGGGGTGGCGTCCCTGGTGGTGGTGGCCATCCTGGGCGCCCCGCAGAGCTCCATGCCAGCTGGGTGTTTCCTTCCAACACGAGCCCCCTGCCAGCCCACCATGTCCTCCTTTGGCCACCCCCGAGTCCACAGAGTCATGTCTCAGAAGCAGAGAGGGCTGCTGCCAACCGTCACCTCCAGAAAGACAAATATGTAAGAACTATTATATTGTGCTTTGGCAAGTGAAAAAATGCTAAATCAGTAAAGTTTCCCTAATAACCTTCTGAAATAACATCTGAAAACCTTCAATCTCTGTCAATGCTGAACAGCATACATCAGCTCTGACCGtgcatgaaacaaataaaagcaaatcaaTAATTCTGTTATCAGATTGTCTCCTGAATGATTGTCTTTGTTATGCTGGCACTTTAAAATATGCGCCACCATTTTAAACACCTGCTTATCTGCTGCCTGGTTGGGCAACTAGCCTAATGTTGAGACATACTATGCACTTGCCAATAAGGAAACACAGCAGGTTTGAAgccacaaaaaaagaagaaggtgAGAACAGAAACTTAACATTACTATTTATAAGCCAAAAcctgtattgtgtgtgtttgaatatctATCTCAGTGACACCTACTACTGATACTTTTGGTACACCCTAATTTTAGTTCTTGATATTGAAAAACTGGTGCTCCAATTTAGGAATTTTTTGCCTGTTGGGACTtagttaatttatttttacaagGACTGAATAATTCATCCGAATGCATCATTTTACTTCACACTACGACTTTATACAGACATGCTGCTGCACATTCAAAAAGGTAGACATTAAGCTATTGGAGTaaaacagaagacagagaggaaaccGGGTTTAATTTTGGATATTAACaaaacagccacacacacagcctgcacCTAACTTTCTCTGAAGGGTCAAAAATCCTACAAGGCACCAAAACAACTACTGAGTGAACAGATCAGGCACACAACATATTGTTCAATATGTCTGACTGGTATGACACACCAAAAGCAAGTAGAGACAAATAAAGCTGCCTTTCTGCTTTCCAAAGCCAAGAGTTCAACATGTGAGCAACAGTAAAGTGAATGGAGGGACGATGTTGAGACACCGCTGGGTAGTGAACAACCTGTCAAACAGGAAGCTGAACTGACCAAATATTACTGTGTGCATCATCAACTGAACTTCACTGCACCTGAATGCATCATGGTGGCACACCTGCTCACTATGACAACATCATTAATCCAGAAAAACTACATTGTAGAAACTGAGATGAAACATAACCAAATGGAAATATACAAAGAAAACAGCCAATAATAAATTGACATTCCTGAACTTGTGCCTGAAGATTCATACAAAATTCCAGCACCAAACTATGACAATGACTAGTTTACCCCAAGGACTGTGTATGTAAACATCAGCAGAGTGTAAACAAGGTGTACAACTTCACTACTACGTCCATCGCTGCCTTCAGAACAGGTGGCCTCATACCAGGGCGGCaactaaattattttcattatcgattaatctttccattattttccggattaattgattaattgttttctctataaaatggcagaaaatagtgaaaaaatgccCATTATAATTTACTCAGAGCTCATGGTGACGTTttctaatgtcttgttttatctcaacAGCCCCC
This sequence is a window from Thunnus albacares chromosome 12, fThuAlb1.1, whole genome shotgun sequence. Protein-coding genes within it:
- the LOC122993172 gene encoding histone-binding protein N1/N2-like, encoding MEEANKLIGAGKKHLVMGKVVEAVSALQEACGMLAKQYGDTADECGEAFFWCGKALLDLARMENSVLGNALEGVPEGEDEEKTTEKDSNVESTESVDEKTRDELRVQVYDAMAEKKNEDAEKAEGKQSAEKNGDAEKPEAAEQKTEKEEGDEKKKSDISESKSDEKKEEEPADKPEEAEDGEEEEEEEEEEDGDDAEMEGEAEGQGEGDEAAEKDSDDEEVGNLQLAWEMLEVAKVIYKRKEAKEDQLMAAQTHLKLGEVSAESGNYTQALEDFQECLKLQLKHLDSDSRLLAETHYQLGLTYSLNLQYSQAIEELNSSISVIKSRLVKLQELIDKAEGPEALPAERKEMEELKALLPEIQEKVEDATEGLKTASTDAEAMKGVLDGGSTSSAFPASTAQNADTSSTSKINGTSTNEVSSTNGHASTAPVSNISHLVRKKRKPEESPVKEGVVKKVKQDDAQTNGVEEPRTNGVHKANGDTNGHTNGMEVESK
- the gpbp1l1 gene encoding vasculin-like protein 1; the protein is MAQHDFVPAWLNFSTPQPAKSPAANLEKQGEPHHHRDGRTAVSRRRHNSSDGFFNNGSLRAPAGDGWQQPSLLLRHDSVDSGVAKGGHGGLAGGSCWKETPSWHGALRGAQDGHHHQGRHPKRGGGDRDRQGGHRQRNGNFHPRKGTSYQDKFPNEERKDGKDDKLKFVEEDFPSLNPETTGKPGTQMRAVAPHAGVWENPPSGKQMVSKMLVIKKVSKEDPSTAFSAGFASAGTLPTNGSKAPIAGSSVYKNLVPKPAVAPTKSTQWKPSGREITKSGLHMPGRDSVFTSPVSAAKPSTPVSAPQHNTPKEHPSSTTPPIDIAPSRLKLMRRGPDRKSEFLRALKDEGTGELTTSSSPGTSGEGESSTPEPKAYSEEVCHENGLSYSLSDSDTEHLSSSLEAEHRLLKAMGWQEYPENDDNFLPLTEDELREFQTKTEQLKRNGMQRNGVLPRARGVTLHFTPWRSVAEAHVEEGSESETSSSSQTSDDDDCIKS